One segment of Pantoea sp. Lij88 DNA contains the following:
- the bcsB gene encoding cellulose biosynthesis cyclic di-GMP-binding regulatory protein BcsB gives MKILTQTLLASSLTAALWLTPAGAETPAAIDNSSAAPVNSAAPTPSGAVSATSPADAAASAPVNSSSPTPPDAVSTTPPAEAAVSAPATNQAPASDTTPAAPMNNSVTPTAGSAQVTSPVSGGESAPQSVPSAAPATQPAEPATASAPQRAATDATPGSANPSYEPAGEATSASQASATNEAAASAPAAAPVTSSGAVTQDSSALSAVPLPQGLSNADPALEAAASAVPFTPGQTTAPVAEPQPPMVAAINQPISSVVSVAQMGQARGITLTGGQLQSGITFTLPGDEVITNARLNLTLRVSAALAARNTSLQLMLNGQPLGTLPLGATDSDVSDYELDIPAAMVVSSNNLSFKINDADKLLCEKESAQQYQVTILPNTALHLEGQKLNIGTSLRNFPRPFLDPQRMTASTITMGFASNLSPDAVSAAALVASWLGIQSDYRGIRFPVVRGELPENNGILFGHPGDRIGTLTFPASNGPMLQVVDNPNNPVYKLLLVSGNNEEQLRQAANRLTTQPFTTDESQLQVPAQTIGNRKPYDAPRWINTDRPVRLSELLRKDQSLTSSGIWHDALRVNFRAAPDLFLWDGDTVPVNLHYRFPSESWIDEDNSFLNVMLNGTFLRNLTVNKVGLLESAWHRLGGDARQEQYQLNLEPYLIYGDNQLALYFNIKPRADAPCGVLLNNNIKSRIEEDSWIDLSHTRHFSMLPNLSYFVGASFPFSRLADFGETTLLLPETPSDAELSTLLDLAARAGTATGVALTQNQVLFGLPNGGTHLARLQQSDLLAVSTTGNSAFNQAMLAASPYDASSSTLGVKEPDTLEKLRGWLTGDWSLQQLDADRYFSSNEAWRGFLSYRSPWNHDRLVVMTVATSDDQLLRLHNDLSSAQINAGIRGDTAIITDENGIRSFRVGAQFPSGEMPWYMMVMWYANQHSVLLAVAAMLLSALVGSAAWVMLKRHAWRRLNPKQGRDSGRK, from the coding sequence ATGAAGATCCTGACGCAAACTTTGCTGGCCAGTTCACTGACCGCAGCGTTATGGCTGACGCCCGCTGGCGCGGAAACGCCCGCTGCGATTGATAACAGCAGTGCCGCCCCGGTAAACAGTGCTGCGCCGACGCCGTCTGGTGCCGTTTCTGCTACGTCGCCAGCCGATGCAGCAGCCAGTGCGCCAGTAAACAGTTCATCGCCGACGCCGCCTGATGCCGTTTCCACCACGCCGCCAGCCGAGGCAGCGGTCAGTGCGCCAGCGACAAATCAGGCACCGGCCAGCGATACGACACCTGCGGCACCGATGAATAATAGTGTCACGCCGACTGCCGGTTCAGCCCAGGTGACGTCACCCGTCAGCGGGGGCGAGTCTGCACCGCAGTCTGTGCCATCTGCGGCCCCGGCTACTCAGCCCGCCGAACCGGCTACGGCTTCTGCGCCACAGCGTGCGGCAACCGATGCCACACCGGGATCTGCGAACCCATCTTACGAACCGGCTGGTGAAGCAACATCAGCGTCTCAGGCGTCAGCGACCAATGAGGCCGCGGCTTCTGCCCCGGCCGCCGCGCCGGTGACGAGCAGCGGAGCCGTAACTCAGGACAGCAGCGCGCTGTCCGCAGTGCCGCTGCCGCAGGGACTGAGCAATGCCGATCCGGCGCTGGAAGCGGCCGCCAGTGCGGTGCCCTTCACGCCGGGCCAGACGACCGCGCCGGTTGCAGAACCCCAGCCACCGATGGTGGCTGCCATTAATCAGCCGATCAGCAGTGTCGTTTCAGTGGCCCAGATGGGCCAGGCGCGCGGCATCACGCTGACCGGCGGCCAGTTACAGTCGGGCATCACCTTTACCCTGCCCGGCGACGAAGTCATTACCAATGCACGACTGAATCTGACGCTGCGCGTTTCAGCCGCACTGGCGGCACGCAATACCTCGCTGCAGCTGATGCTGAACGGGCAGCCGCTCGGCACGCTGCCGCTCGGTGCGACTGACAGCGACGTCAGTGACTATGAGCTGGATATTCCGGCGGCGATGGTGGTCTCCAGCAACAACCTGAGTTTTAAAATCAACGACGCGGACAAGTTGCTGTGCGAGAAAGAGAGCGCGCAGCAGTATCAGGTCACCATTCTGCCGAACACCGCGCTGCACCTTGAAGGACAGAAGCTCAATATCGGCACCAGCCTGCGCAATTTCCCGCGTCCCTTCCTGGATCCTCAGCGGATGACGGCGTCCACCATCACCATGGGCTTTGCCAGTAACCTCTCACCCGATGCGGTCAGCGCGGCGGCACTGGTGGCGTCCTGGCTCGGCATTCAGAGTGATTATCGCGGCATCCGTTTCCCGGTGGTGCGCGGCGAACTGCCGGAAAACAACGGCATCCTGTTTGGTCATCCGGGCGATCGGATCGGCACCCTGACGTTCCCGGCCAGTAACGGCCCGATGTTGCAGGTGGTGGATAATCCCAATAACCCGGTTTACAAGTTGCTGCTGGTCAGTGGCAATAATGAGGAGCAGCTGCGTCAGGCGGCGAACCGTCTGACGACGCAGCCTTTTACCACCGATGAGAGCCAGTTGCAGGTTCCCGCGCAGACCATTGGCAATCGCAAACCTTACGATGCGCCGCGCTGGATTAACACCGATCGTCCGGTACGCCTGAGCGAACTGCTGCGTAAAGATCAGAGTCTGACCAGCAGCGGCATCTGGCATGATGCGCTGCGCGTGAACTTCCGCGCCGCGCCTGACCTGTTCCTGTGGGATGGCGACACGGTGCCGGTCAATCTGCACTATCGCTTCCCGTCTGAAAGCTGGATTGATGAGGACAACTCGTTCCTTAACGTCATGCTTAACGGCACGTTCCTGCGCAACCTGACGGTAAACAAAGTCGGCCTGCTGGAGAGCGCGTGGCACCGTTTAGGCGGGGATGCGCGTCAGGAGCAGTATCAGCTGAATCTCGAACCCTATCTGATCTATGGCGACAACCAGCTGGCGCTCTACTTCAATATCAAACCGCGGGCCGATGCGCCCTGCGGCGTGCTCCTGAACAACAACATCAAGAGCCGGATTGAAGAGGACTCGTGGATCGATCTGAGCCATACCCGCCACTTCAGCATGCTGCCGAACCTCTCGTACTTTGTGGGGGCCTCGTTCCCGTTCTCGCGGCTGGCTGACTTCGGCGAGACCACGCTGCTGCTGCCGGAAACGCCCAGCGATGCCGAGCTTTCAACCCTGCTGGATCTGGCGGCACGCGCCGGAACCGCGACCGGCGTGGCGCTGACGCAGAATCAGGTGCTGTTTGGCCTGCCGAATGGCGGCACCCATCTGGCGCGATTACAGCAGAGCGATTTGCTGGCGGTCAGCACCACCGGCAACAGCGCCTTCAATCAGGCGATGCTGGCAGCGTCACCCTATGACGCCAGCAGCAGCACCCTGGGTGTGAAAGAGCCGGATACGCTGGAGAAATTACGCGGCTGGCTGACCGGCGACTGGAGCCTTCAGCAGCTGGATGCCGATCGTTACTTCTCCTCCAACGAAGCGTGGCGCGGCTTCCTCAGCTACCGATCGCCGTGGAATCACGACCGACTGGTGGTGATGACGGTGGCGACCAGCGACGACCAGCTGCTGCGCCTGCATAACGATTTGAGTTCGGCGCAGATTAACGCCGGTATTCGTGGCGATACCGCGATTATTACCGATGAAAACGGCATCCGCAGCTTCCGGGTCGGTGCGCAGTTCCCCAGCGGCGAGATGCCCTGGTACATGATGGTGATGTGGTATGCCAATCAGCACTCGGTGCTGCTGGCGGTGGCGGCGATGCTGCTCTCCGCGCTGGTGGGCAGTGCAGCCTGGGTGATGCTGAAGCGTCATGCGTGGCGGCGTCTGAACCCAAAGCAGGGCCGTGATTCCGGCAGGAAGTAA
- the bcsA gene encoding UDP-forming cellulose synthase catalytic subunit, which yields MSKIGFYLLLLVLAPVAAVIIITPMDSQKQYIFGLISIGMMLLLGFSKSRKITVVMVILSALMSSRYIWWRTTETLHFNSEVEAILGIGLYLAELYVWLILILGFLQTTWPLKRTIEPLPDDTSLWPTVDIYVPSYNESLDVVRDTVLAAQCIDYPRDKLKVYLLDDGKRSEFARFAADVGVGYITRDDNKHAKAGNLNHAMKITKGELICIFDCDHVATRTFLQATVGPFLKDPKLALLQTPHYFYSPDPFERNLRAARSIPNEGSLFYGPVQQGNDNWNATFFCGSCAVIRRSALEEIGGFAVETVTEDAHTALKMQRLGWGSAFLSIPLAAGLATERLGLHIIQRTRWARGMTQIFRVDNPLFGRGLKWQQRLCYLNAMLHFQFGLPRVAFLTAPLAYLLFNLNIIHSSASLIFAYVLPHLVMSLYVNSRMNGRFRYTFWGEIYETVMCFHLVIPTILTLLSPKHGKFNVTDKGGVLDQGFFDFHIVRPHVIVALLLTIGIVAGVVRAVMHDYFGVDPYVIALNVGWAIFSLIILMAAIAVARETKQVRKTIRVEVQIPAIIHYASGISSRTLTSNLSMGGAQLDTPDGRHETDEIEEIDLLLKSGAITIPVSKISGDEESIRLRFEAMPLARRRELVRVVLARADAWIQPEYKQDNPLMSLGTIIRTVFELFWLTWKGRHDKRKTVDPVAAAAKEDGAA from the coding sequence ATGAGTAAAATCGGGTTTTACCTGCTGCTGCTGGTGCTTGCGCCCGTTGCCGCGGTGATCATCATTACGCCGATGGACAGCCAGAAACAGTATATTTTTGGTCTGATCAGTATCGGTATGATGCTTTTATTGGGTTTCAGCAAGAGCCGCAAAATAACGGTGGTCATGGTGATTCTCTCTGCGCTGATGTCCAGCCGCTATATCTGGTGGCGCACCACTGAGACGCTGCACTTTAATTCCGAAGTGGAGGCCATCTTAGGGATTGGCTTATATCTGGCGGAGCTTTACGTCTGGCTGATCTTAATTCTCGGCTTCCTGCAAACGACCTGGCCATTAAAACGCACCATTGAACCGCTGCCGGACGATACCAGTCTGTGGCCGACGGTCGATATTTATGTGCCTTCCTATAATGAAAGCCTGGATGTGGTGCGCGACACCGTGCTGGCGGCGCAGTGTATTGACTACCCGCGTGACAAACTCAAAGTCTATCTGCTGGATGATGGCAAGCGCAGCGAATTTGCCCGCTTTGCGGCAGATGTCGGGGTCGGGTACATCACCCGCGACGACAACAAACATGCCAAAGCCGGTAACCTCAACCATGCGATGAAAATCACCAAAGGTGAGCTGATTTGCATCTTTGACTGCGACCACGTGGCGACCCGCACCTTCCTGCAGGCGACGGTAGGACCGTTCCTGAAAGATCCGAAGCTGGCGCTGCTGCAGACGCCGCACTACTTCTACTCTCCCGATCCCTTTGAGCGTAATCTGCGCGCCGCGCGCAGCATTCCAAACGAAGGCTCGCTGTTTTATGGCCCGGTGCAGCAGGGTAACGACAACTGGAACGCCACCTTTTTCTGCGGCTCCTGTGCGGTCATCCGTCGTTCAGCACTGGAAGAGATTGGCGGCTTTGCCGTTGAAACCGTCACCGAAGATGCGCATACCGCGCTGAAAATGCAGCGACTCGGCTGGGGCTCCGCCTTTTTATCGATCCCGCTGGCTGCCGGTCTGGCGACCGAGCGTCTGGGTCTGCATATCATTCAGCGTACCCGCTGGGCGCGCGGCATGACGCAGATTTTCCGCGTCGATAACCCGCTGTTCGGCCGTGGCCTGAAGTGGCAGCAGCGACTTTGCTATCTCAACGCCATGCTGCACTTCCAGTTCGGCCTGCCGCGCGTCGCCTTCCTGACCGCGCCGCTGGCGTACCTGCTGTTTAACCTGAATATTATTCACTCATCGGCGTCGCTGATTTTTGCTTATGTGCTGCCGCATCTGGTGATGTCGCTCTACGTAAACTCACGCATGAATGGCCGTTTCCGTTACACCTTCTGGGGTGAGATTTATGAGACGGTGATGTGCTTCCATCTGGTGATCCCGACCATTCTGACCCTGCTGTCGCCAAAACATGGCAAGTTCAACGTGACTGACAAAGGCGGCGTACTGGATCAGGGCTTCTTCGATTTCCACATCGTGCGTCCGCACGTGATTGTGGCGCTGCTGCTGACCATCGGCATTGTGGCGGGCGTGGTGCGTGCCGTGATGCATGACTACTTTGGCGTCGATCCTTACGTTATCGCGCTCAATGTTGGCTGGGCGATCTTCAGCCTGATCATTCTGATGGCAGCGATTGCCGTGGCACGCGAAACCAAGCAGGTGCGTAAAACCATCCGCGTTGAAGTGCAAATCCCGGCGATTATTCACTACGCCAGCGGCATTTCATCGCGCACCCTGACCAGCAACCTGTCGATGGGCGGCGCGCAGCTCGATACGCCCGACGGACGTCATGAAACGGATGAGATTGAAGAGATCGATCTGCTGCTGAAATCCGGCGCGATCACGATTCCGGTGAGCAAAATTTCCGGGGATGAGGAGAGCATCCGTCTGCGCTTTGAGGCGATGCCGCTGGCGCGCCGTCGCGAACTGGTGCGTGTAGTGCTGGCGCGTGCAGATGCCTGGATTCAGCCGGAGTATAAGCAGGACAATCCGCTGATGTCGCTGGGCACCATTATCCGTACCGTATTTGAGCTGTTCTGGCTGACCTGGAAGGGCCGCCACGATAAACGTAAAACAGTCGACCCGGTTGCCGCGGCGGCGAAAGAGGATGGCGCGGCATGA
- the bcsQ gene encoding cellulose biosynthesis protein BcsQ, which translates to MPLVCVCSPKGGVGKTTLAANLAWSLARSGSKVLAIDFDVQNALRLHFGVPLNDGRGFVARSEEQADWSQSILTTGGNIFVLPYGDVTEPQRERFEENLMKDPHFIKRGLDTVLNYPGLVIVADFPPGPGPALKAMTALADMHLVVMLADTASVSLLPQIEENRMTGKPLNNKQGHYFILNQCDNRRNINRDVTAFMQQRLGDNLLGVVHRDESVGEANASQQSVYDFSPASAAAFDIELIAKRVSSILNITVGNGEVQAPIRTNHY; encoded by the coding sequence ATGCCGTTAGTTTGTGTGTGCTCGCCGAAGGGCGGCGTGGGAAAAACCACGCTGGCGGCGAATCTGGCCTGGAGTCTGGCGCGTTCCGGTAGCAAAGTTCTGGCGATTGATTTCGATGTGCAGAATGCCCTGCGTCTTCACTTCGGCGTACCGCTGAATGATGGGCGTGGATTTGTGGCGCGCTCAGAAGAGCAGGCGGACTGGAGTCAGTCGATTCTCACCACCGGCGGCAATATCTTTGTCCTGCCTTATGGCGACGTCACCGAGCCACAGCGCGAACGGTTCGAAGAGAACCTGATGAAAGATCCCCACTTTATTAAGCGCGGTCTGGATACGGTGCTCAATTATCCCGGCCTGGTGATTGTGGCTGATTTTCCACCTGGCCCGGGTCCCGCCCTTAAAGCAATGACGGCGCTGGCCGATATGCATTTAGTGGTGATGTTAGCGGATACCGCCTCTGTGTCGTTATTACCGCAGATTGAAGAGAACCGGATGACCGGGAAGCCGCTCAATAATAAGCAGGGTCACTATTTTATTCTCAACCAGTGTGACAACCGCCGGAATATCAATCGCGATGTCACCGCGTTTATGCAGCAGCGTCTGGGCGACAATTTACTGGGCGTGGTTCACCGTGATGAAAGCGTGGGTGAAGCGAATGCTTCCCAGCAGTCTGTTTACGATTTCAGTCCCGCCTCAGCCGCGGCATTTGATATTGAACTGATCGCGAAACGTGTCAGCAGCATTCTGAATATCACCGTGGGTAATGGCGAAGTTCAGGCTCCCATCCGCACAAACCACTATTAG
- the bcsO gene encoding cellulose biosynthesis protein BcsO gives MKNNYDDLQRFKEKTQTLDIDFKDMSGQTQEAAEHSKWALIRQLAKEEQQTPFGSGQRIDLPQPQPLRGDEFTAPPPEAPPRPVTLSAKPAMAARTSILDSLSGSNLPAASPTERGPSSLFPPPPPRQIPAESVAVLRAEPVAAPRAEPIRTATVAEHQPVITPAAPHSEPERFGALFRSRDVTLPKETLLKPLLEKIALCR, from the coding sequence ATGAAGAATAATTACGATGATTTGCAGCGTTTTAAAGAGAAGACGCAAACGCTCGACATCGATTTTAAAGATATGTCTGGCCAGACGCAGGAAGCGGCGGAACACAGTAAATGGGCATTGATTCGCCAGCTGGCGAAAGAAGAACAACAGACGCCATTCGGTAGCGGTCAGCGTATCGACCTGCCGCAACCTCAGCCGCTGCGCGGTGATGAGTTCACGGCGCCTCCACCTGAAGCACCGCCACGCCCTGTGACACTCAGTGCAAAACCGGCGATGGCGGCCCGCACGTCGATTCTTGATAGCCTGTCTGGCAGCAACCTTCCCGCAGCCAGCCCCACTGAGCGCGGCCCTTCGTCACTCTTTCCGCCACCGCCGCCACGACAAATACCGGCTGAGTCTGTGGCTGTCCTGCGTGCTGAGCCGGTGGCCGCACCCCGCGCTGAGCCGATCCGGACCGCCACGGTGGCGGAACATCAGCCCGTCATCACGCCCGCCGCACCCCATTCTGAGCCAGAACGGTTTGGCGCGCTGTTCCGCTCGCGCGATGTGACGCTGCCGAAAGAAACCTTACTCAAACCGTTACTGGAGAAGATTGCGCTATGCCGTTAG
- the dppF gene encoding dipeptide ABC transporter ATP-binding subunit DppF — MSHEITKDQFLLQAIDLKKHYPVKKGLFGQERLVKALDGVSFNLERGKTLAVVGESGCGKSTLGRLLTMIETPTEGQLYWHGQDLLKHDPQAQKLRRQKIQIVFQNPYGSLNPRKKVSQILEEPLVINTQLTKAERREKTLEMMAKVGLKTEHYDRYPHMFSGGQRQRIAIARGLMLDPDVLIADEPVSALDVSVRAQVLNLMMDLQQDMGLSYVFISHDLSVVEHIADEVMVMYLGRCVEKGSKEAIFANPRHPYTQALLSATPRLNPDDRRERIKLTGELPSPLNPPPGCAFNARCHRRFSTCVQLQPKLKNYGGQEIACFAVDQDENQPVGVAEKVS, encoded by the coding sequence ATGAGTCATGAAATCACGAAAGATCAGTTCCTGCTGCAGGCGATTGATCTCAAAAAGCACTACCCGGTGAAGAAGGGGCTGTTTGGTCAGGAGCGTCTGGTCAAAGCGCTGGATGGCGTCTCTTTTAATCTGGAGCGCGGCAAAACGCTGGCGGTCGTCGGCGAGTCAGGCTGTGGTAAATCCACGCTGGGCCGACTGCTGACGATGATTGAAACCCCGACCGAAGGGCAGCTTTACTGGCACGGTCAGGATCTGCTGAAACACGATCCTCAGGCGCAAAAGCTGCGTCGTCAGAAAATCCAGATCGTGTTCCAGAACCCGTATGGCTCACTCAATCCACGTAAAAAAGTGAGCCAGATTCTGGAAGAGCCACTGGTCATCAATACCCAGCTGACCAAAGCGGAACGCCGCGAGAAGACGCTGGAGATGATGGCGAAAGTTGGCCTGAAAACCGAGCACTATGATCGCTACCCGCACATGTTCTCAGGCGGTCAGCGTCAGCGTATCGCCATCGCGCGTGGGCTGATGCTTGATCCGGACGTACTGATCGCTGATGAGCCGGTTTCGGCGCTCGACGTATCGGTGCGTGCTCAGGTACTGAACCTGATGATGGATCTGCAGCAGGATATGGGGCTTTCTTACGTCTTTATCTCGCACGATTTGTCAGTGGTGGAACACATTGCCGATGAGGTGATGGTGATGTATCTCGGCCGTTGCGTTGAGAAGGGCAGCAAAGAGGCGATTTTCGCCAACCCGCGCCACCCTTATACCCAGGCCTTGCTGTCGGCGACGCCGCGTCTTAATCCTGACGACCGTCGTGAGCGCATCAAGCTGACCGGCGAGCTGCCAAGCCCACTGAATCCGCCACCGGGCTGCGCCTTTAATGCGCGCTGTCACCGACGTTTCAGCACCTGCGTGCAGTTGCAGCCGAAGCTGAAAAACTATGGCGGGCAGGAGATTGCCTGCTTCGCGGTTGATCAGGATGAGAATCAGCCCGTTGGCGTGGCAGAAAAAGTCAGCTGA
- the dppD gene encoding dipeptide ABC transporter ATP-binding protein — MALLNVDKLSVHFGDDKAPFRAVDRISYQVEQGQVVGIVGESGSGKSVSSLAIMGLIDFPGKVMAEKLEFNQRDLQHISERERRQLVGAEVAMIFQDPMTSLNPCYTVGFQIMEAIKVHQGGNKRTRRQRAIDLLNQVGIPDPASRLDVYPHQLSGGMSQRVMIAMAIACRPKLLIADEPTTALDVTIQAQIIELLLELQRQENMALILITHDLALVAEAAHHIIVMYAGQVVESGKATDIFKAPRHPYTQALLRALPEFAADKARLASLPGVVPGKYDRPVGCLLNPRCPYATDLCRQEEPELRTIPGRQSKCHYPLDDAGRPTYES; from the coding sequence ATGGCGTTATTAAATGTAGACAAACTATCGGTGCATTTCGGCGACGATAAAGCACCGTTCCGTGCGGTTGACCGCATCAGTTATCAGGTTGAACAGGGCCAGGTAGTCGGTATCGTAGGCGAGTCCGGCTCCGGGAAATCCGTGAGTTCACTGGCAATCATGGGGTTGATCGATTTCCCCGGCAAAGTGATGGCTGAGAAGCTGGAGTTCAACCAGCGCGACCTGCAACACATCTCCGAACGCGAGCGCCGCCAGCTGGTGGGCGCAGAAGTGGCGATGATTTTTCAGGACCCGATGACCAGCCTGAATCCCTGCTACACCGTGGGTTTCCAGATCATGGAAGCGATCAAGGTGCATCAGGGCGGCAATAAACGCACCCGGCGTCAGCGGGCAATCGACCTGCTGAATCAGGTCGGTATTCCCGATCCTGCGTCACGGCTCGATGTCTATCCGCACCAGCTGTCGGGCGGTATGAGCCAGCGTGTGATGATTGCGATGGCCATCGCCTGTCGGCCTAAGCTGTTAATTGCCGATGAGCCGACCACGGCGCTCGACGTGACCATTCAGGCGCAGATCATCGAACTGCTGCTGGAGTTACAGCGGCAGGAGAACATGGCGCTGATCCTGATTACACACGATCTGGCGTTAGTGGCCGAAGCGGCGCACCACATTATCGTGATGTATGCCGGTCAGGTGGTGGAGAGCGGCAAAGCGACCGATATCTTTAAAGCGCCGCGCCATCCTTATACGCAGGCGCTGCTGCGCGCGCTGCCGGAGTTTGCGGCAGACAAAGCGCGTCTGGCCTCACTGCCGGGCGTGGTACCGGGCAAGTATGACCGCCCGGTTGGCTGTCTGCTGAATCCACGCTGCCCTTATGCGACCGACCTTTGCCGTCAGGAAGAACCTGAACTGCGCACCATTCCAGGACGCCAGTCCAAGTGTCACTATCCGCTGGACGATGCCGGGAGACCAACTTATGAGTCATGA
- the dppC gene encoding dipeptide ABC transporter permease DppC, whose protein sequence is MSVVDPGSVTVAPKPMTPFQEFWHYFKRNKGAVVGLVYIIIVLLCAIFADVLAPHAPAEQFRDALLHPPVWQEGGNWSYILGTDDVGRDVLSRLMYGARLSLLVGCLVVVLSLIFGVIFGLLAGYLGGVVDAIIMRVVDIMLALPSLLLALVLVAIFGPSIVNASIALTFVALPHYIRLTRAAVLVEVNRDYVTASGVAGAGMLRQMFVNILPNCLAPLIVQASLGFSNAILDMAALGFLGMGAQPPTPEWGTMLSDVLQYAQSAWWVVTFPGLVILLTVLAFNLMGDGLRDALDPKLKQ, encoded by the coding sequence ATGTCTGTTGTTGATCCCGGCAGCGTTACCGTTGCACCCAAGCCGATGACCCCGTTTCAGGAATTCTGGCACTACTTCAAACGTAACAAAGGCGCCGTCGTGGGCCTGGTCTATATCATCATTGTATTGCTGTGCGCTATTTTTGCCGATGTGCTGGCTCCGCATGCGCCTGCTGAGCAGTTCCGCGATGCGCTGCTGCATCCGCCGGTCTGGCAGGAAGGCGGTAACTGGAGCTACATCCTGGGCACCGACGACGTCGGCCGCGATGTGCTGTCGCGTCTGATGTACGGTGCGCGCCTGTCGCTGCTGGTGGGCTGTCTGGTGGTGGTGCTGTCACTGATTTTCGGCGTGATATTTGGCCTGCTGGCCGGTTATCTCGGCGGCGTGGTCGATGCCATCATCATGCGCGTGGTCGATATCATGCTGGCGCTGCCAAGCCTGCTGCTGGCTCTGGTGCTGGTCGCAATCTTTGGCCCGTCGATCGTCAACGCCTCCATCGCGCTGACCTTTGTGGCGCTGCCGCACTATATCCGTCTGACCCGCGCGGCGGTGCTGGTGGAAGTGAACCGCGACTATGTGACCGCGTCCGGCGTGGCCGGTGCCGGTATGCTGCGCCAGATGTTCGTGAATATTCTGCCTAACTGCCTTGCGCCGCTGATCGTGCAGGCGTCATTAGGTTTCTCCAACGCCATTCTCGATATGGCGGCGCTGGGCTTTCTCGGTATGGGTGCGCAACCGCCAACGCCGGAGTGGGGCACGATGCTCTCCGACGTTCTGCAGTATGCGCAAAGTGCCTGGTGGGTTGTGACCTTCCCTGGATTGGTCATTCTACTTACCGTGCTGGCATTTAACCTGATGGGCGATGGTTTGCGTGATGCCCTCGACCCGAAACTCAAGCAGTAA
- the dppB gene encoding dipeptide ABC transporter permease DppB codes for MLQFILRRLGLVIPTFIGITLLTFAFVHMIPGDPVLIMAGERGISPERHAQLMALLGLDQPLWKQYLHYINGVLHGDLGISLKSRIPVWDEFVPRFKATLELGICAMIFAVAIGIPVGVLAAVKRGSIFDHTAVGISLTGYSMPIFWWGIMLIMLVSVQFNLTPVSGRVGDTVFLDDSMPLTGFMLIDTFFWGEPGDFHDAVMHMILPAIVLGTIPLAVIVRMTRSAMLEVLGEDYIRTARAKGLTRMRVIVVHALRNAMLPVVTVIGLQVGTLLAGAILTETIFSWPGLGRWLIEALQRRDYPVVQGGVLLTAVLIIVVNLLVDLLYGVVNPRIRHKK; via the coding sequence ATGCTGCAGTTCATACTCCGACGTCTGGGCCTTGTCATCCCAACGTTTATCGGCATTACATTACTCACCTTCGCGTTTGTTCATATGATCCCCGGCGATCCGGTGCTGATCATGGCGGGCGAGCGCGGTATTTCTCCTGAACGTCATGCACAGTTAATGGCGCTGTTAGGGCTGGATCAGCCGCTGTGGAAACAGTACCTGCACTACATTAACGGCGTATTACATGGCGACCTGGGCATTTCCCTTAAGAGCCGCATCCCGGTCTGGGATGAGTTTGTTCCGCGCTTCAAAGCGACGCTGGAACTCGGCATCTGCGCCATGATATTTGCCGTGGCCATTGGTATCCCGGTTGGGGTTCTGGCGGCGGTGAAGCGCGGTTCGATTTTCGATCACACCGCCGTGGGTATCTCACTGACCGGCTACTCCATGCCGATCTTCTGGTGGGGCATCATGCTGATCATGCTGGTCTCGGTTCAGTTCAACCTGACACCGGTTTCCGGGCGAGTCGGCGACACCGTCTTCCTGGATGACAGCATGCCGCTGACCGGCTTTATGCTGATCGACACCTTCTTCTGGGGTGAGCCGGGCGACTTCCACGATGCAGTGATGCACATGATTCTGCCTGCCATCGTACTGGGCACCATCCCGCTGGCGGTGATTGTGCGTATGACGCGATCGGCAATGCTCGAAGTACTGGGTGAAGATTACATCCGTACGGCGCGCGCCAAAGGCCTGACGCGGATGCGTGTGATCGTGGTGCATGCGCTGCGAAACGCCATGCTGCCGGTGGTGACGGTGATCGGCCTGCAGGTCGGCACGTTGCTGGCCGGCGCGATTCTGACCGAAACCATCTTCTCGTGGCCGGGTCTGGGTCGCTGGCTGATTGAAGCGTTGCAGCGCCGTGACTATCCGGTGGTGCAGGGCGGTGTGCTGCTGACGGCAGTACTGATTATTGTGGTCAACCTGCTGGTTGATCTGCTGTATGGCGTGGTTAACCCGCGCATACGTCACAAGAAATAA